The following proteins are co-located in the Vibrio azureus genome:
- a CDS encoding ribose-phosphate pyrophosphokinase — protein sequence MPDMKLFAGNATPELAQRIADRLYISLGDASVSRFSDGEVAVQINENVRGSDVFIIQSTCAPTNDNLMELVVMIDAMRRASAGRITAVIPYFGYARQDRRVRSARVPITAKVVADFLSNVGVDRVLTIDLHAEQIQGFFDVPVDNIFGTPVLLEDMQSRGLENPVVVSPDLGGVVRARATAKALGDIDIAIVDKRRPRANVSEVMNLIGDVEGRDCVIVDDMIDTGGTLCKAAEALKERGAKRVFAYATHAVFSGNAAENIKSSVLDQVIVTDSISLSKEMAATGKVTTLSLSRMLAEAIRRISNEESISAMFN from the coding sequence GTGCCTGATATGAAGCTATTTGCTGGTAACGCAACACCTGAACTAGCCCAACGTATTGCTGATCGTCTTTACATCTCTCTTGGTGATGCATCTGTTTCTCGCTTTTCTGACGGCGAAGTAGCAGTGCAAATCAATGAGAATGTTCGTGGTAGCGATGTTTTCATCATTCAATCTACTTGTGCACCGACTAACGACAACCTAATGGAATTGGTTGTTATGATTGATGCAATGCGCCGCGCTTCAGCAGGCCGTATTACTGCCGTTATTCCTTACTTCGGCTACGCACGCCAAGATCGTCGTGTACGTTCTGCTCGTGTGCCAATTACAGCAAAAGTTGTTGCTGATTTCCTATCTAACGTTGGCGTTGACCGCGTTCTTACCATCGACCTGCATGCCGAACAAATCCAAGGTTTCTTTGATGTTCCTGTGGACAATATCTTCGGTACACCAGTGCTACTAGAAGACATGCAATCTCGTGGTCTAGAAAACCCAGTTGTTGTATCACCTGATCTAGGTGGCGTTGTTCGCGCTCGTGCAACAGCAAAAGCACTCGGTGATATCGATATCGCTATCGTTGATAAGCGTCGTCCACGTGCTAACGTTTCTGAAGTAATGAACCTAATCGGTGATGTAGAAGGACGTGACTGTGTGATCGTTGATGATATGATCGACACAGGTGGGACACTTTGTAAAGCAGCTGAAGCGCTAAAAGAGCGTGGAGCTAAACGTGTATTTGCTTATGCAACTCATGCTGTTTTCTCAGGCAATGCCGCAGAGAACATCAAAAGCTCAGTGCTAGATCAAGTGATCGTCACTGACTCTATCTCTCTGTCTAAAGAAATGGCAGCGACAGGTAAAGTGACCACACTAAGCCTATCTCGTATGCTGGCTGAAGCCATTCGTCGTATTAGTAACGAAGAATCTATTTCAGCAATGTTCAACTAA
- the pth gene encoding aminoacyl-tRNA hydrolase: protein MSQPIKLLVGLANPGPEYAKTRHNAGAWVVEELARVHNVTLKNEPKFFGLTGRIMVNGQDLRLLIPTTFMNLSGKAIAALAKFYQIKPEEIMVAHDELDLPPGVAKFKKGGGHGGHNGLRDTISKLGNNKDFYRLRIGIGHPGHKDKVAGFVLGKAPAKEQEQLDATTDESVRCLDILIKDGLAKAQNRLHTFKAE, encoded by the coding sequence TTGAGTCAACCAATCAAACTTCTCGTTGGTCTTGCTAACCCAGGGCCTGAGTATGCAAAAACTCGCCATAATGCTGGAGCATGGGTTGTAGAAGAACTTGCACGCGTCCATAACGTGACTTTAAAGAACGAACCCAAGTTCTTTGGTCTCACTGGGCGCATCATGGTCAATGGCCAGGATCTCCGTTTGCTTATTCCTACCACCTTCATGAATCTATCAGGTAAAGCCATCGCTGCCCTAGCCAAGTTTTATCAGATCAAACCCGAAGAGATCATGGTTGCTCATGACGAGCTAGACTTACCACCAGGTGTCGCCAAATTTAAAAAAGGTGGCGGACACGGAGGCCACAATGGCTTGCGTGATACCATAAGCAAATTGGGTAATAACAAAGATTTTTATCGTCTCCGTATTGGCATAGGCCATCCGGGACACAAAGATAAAGTGGCTGGTTTTGTCCTAGGCAAGGCACCTGCAAAAGAGCAGGAGCAACTAGATGCAACCACGGATGAATCCGTTCGCTGCCTAGATATCCTTATCAAGGATGGCCTAGCAAAAGCACAAAATCGCCTCCACACGTTCAAAGCTGAATAA
- the ychF gene encoding redox-regulated ATPase YchF — protein sequence MGFKCGIVGLPNVGKSTLFNALTKAGIEAANFPFCTIEPNTGVVPVPDLRLDALAKIVNPQKILPTTMEFVDIAGLVAGASRGEGLGNKFLANIRETDAIGHVVRCFENDNIVHVAGKVSPIEDIEVINLELAMADLDACERAIQRNAKKAKGGDKDAKFELTVLEKLLPILTEGGMARTVELSKEELAAIGYLNFLTLKPTMYIANVNEDGFEDNPYLDAVREFAAKENNVVVPVCAAIESEMAELEDDEREEFLADLGIEEPGLNRVIRAGYELLNLHTYFTAGVKEVRAWTIPVGSTAPKAAGKIHTDFEKGFIRAEVVGYNDFIEFNGESGAKDAGKWRLEGKDYIVKDGDVVHFRFNV from the coding sequence ATGGGTTTTAAATGTGGCATCGTTGGCCTACCAAACGTTGGTAAATCAACTCTGTTTAACGCACTCACTAAAGCGGGTATTGAAGCAGCAAACTTCCCGTTCTGTACAATTGAACCGAACACTGGTGTTGTTCCAGTACCGGACCTACGTCTAGATGCATTGGCGAAAATCGTAAACCCACAGAAAATTTTGCCAACAACAATGGAGTTTGTTGACATTGCGGGTCTTGTTGCAGGTGCATCTCGCGGCGAAGGCTTAGGTAACAAATTCCTAGCAAACATTCGCGAAACTGACGCGATCGGCCACGTTGTACGTTGTTTTGAAAATGACAACATTGTTCACGTAGCAGGTAAAGTCTCTCCTATCGAAGATATCGAAGTGATCAACCTTGAACTTGCTATGGCTGACCTTGATGCTTGTGAGCGTGCGATTCAACGCAATGCTAAAAAAGCGAAAGGTGGCGACAAAGACGCAAAATTTGAGCTAACGGTTCTTGAGAAACTGTTGCCGATCCTAACCGAAGGTGGCATGGCGCGTACTGTTGAACTTTCAAAAGAAGAACTTGCCGCTATCGGTTACCTAAACTTCTTGACGCTTAAGCCAACCATGTACATTGCTAATGTTAACGAAGACGGTTTTGAAGATAACCCATACCTTGATGCAGTTCGTGAATTTGCAGCAAAAGAGAATAACGTAGTCGTACCTGTTTGTGCCGCGATTGAATCAGAAATGGCCGAACTTGAAGATGATGAACGTGAAGAGTTTCTTGCCGACCTCGGCATTGAAGAACCAGGCCTAAACCGAGTGATCCGTGCAGGTTATGAGCTTCTTAACCTACATACCTACTTCACTGCAGGTGTCAAAGAAGTGCGCGCATGGACAATTCCAGTGGGATCAACGGCTCCTAAAGCAGCGGGTAAAATCCATACTGACTTTGAAAAAGGTTTCATCCGTGCTGAAGTCGTTGGTTACAATGATTTCATCGAATTCAATGGTGAAAGTGGTGCTAAAGATGCAGGTAAATGGCGTCTAGAAGGTAAAGACTACATTGTTAAAGATGGCGATGTGGTTCATTTCCGCTTCAACGTTTAA
- the ispE gene encoding 4-(cytidine 5'-diphospho)-2-C-methyl-D-erythritol kinase, with protein MINQLTQWPSPAKLNLFLYINGQADNGYHELQTLFQFVDHGDDLSIQTNQSGQITLSPNIEGVPLENNLIWKAATALQRYANCPYGADIKINKILPMGGGIGGGSSNAATTLVALNYLWQLNLSDDQLAEIGLRLGADVPVFVRGFAAFAEGVGEILSPAEPEEKWYLVVRPNVSIATADIFSHPDLTRNTPKRSLETLLNATNVNDCEKIVRMLYPEVDKQLSWLLQYAPSRLTGTGSCVFAEFASKAEAEAILHQLSDNVSAFVARGCNVSPLKETLAEYQSASYRPN; from the coding sequence ATGATTAACCAACTTACCCAATGGCCATCACCTGCCAAGCTGAACCTCTTCCTTTACATTAATGGCCAAGCAGATAATGGCTATCATGAGCTGCAGACGTTATTTCAATTTGTCGATCATGGTGATGATTTATCTATCCAAACGAACCAATCAGGTCAAATCACACTTTCTCCCAATATAGAAGGCGTTCCTCTGGAAAATAATCTGATATGGAAAGCAGCAACAGCGCTTCAACGTTATGCAAACTGCCCTTACGGTGCTGACATTAAAATAAATAAAATTTTACCCATGGGTGGGGGTATTGGCGGCGGTTCTTCTAATGCGGCGACAACGTTAGTCGCACTGAATTACTTATGGCAACTCAATTTAAGTGACGACCAACTGGCTGAAATTGGCCTAAGATTAGGAGCAGATGTGCCCGTTTTTGTGCGTGGTTTTGCCGCATTTGCCGAAGGTGTCGGTGAAATACTGAGCCCAGCAGAGCCAGAAGAAAAATGGTATTTAGTCGTAAGGCCGAACGTTTCAATTGCAACTGCAGACATATTTTCTCACCCAGACTTAACCAGAAACACACCGAAGCGAAGCCTAGAAACGTTACTAAATGCAACAAACGTAAACGATTGCGAAAAAATTGTTCGAATGCTTTATCCAGAGGTTGATAAGCAACTTTCTTGGCTGCTACAATACGCGCCGTCAAGATTGACGGGAACAGGATCTTGTGTTTTTGCCGAGTTTGCGAGCAAAGCCGAAGCAGAAGCGATCCTCCATCAACTCTCTGACAATGTCTCCGCCTTTGTCGCTCGAGGGTGTAATGTTTCGCCATTAAAAGAGACTTTGGCTGAATACCAATCAGCCTCATACCGACCTAATTAA